The Haloplanus sp. CK5-1 genome contains a region encoding:
- a CDS encoding PGF-CTERM sorting domain-containing protein codes for MIPDVTRAVVPLLVVLLVGAVALPAVAVEEPRGAPSSAPPARIYIGETLNISAVELTGDDDTIGTEPTTFNAVGGGPTFTVDDPTAADFDGVEPGSYYVANDSDIRAEISVRRPTIDSVELRDRRGSTVTNGSTDPENLGRLSISAQYNFDAVDRLDVTVVGPEGTEVATERITRSGGRVTVDMGDPTPGRYTVTATGSNADAASRTVTVRVRGATSTPTPTSTPTPTSTPTSTPTPTATPTPTATPTPTPTPTPTATPTPTPTATTTVADGPGFGVVAALLAVLAVAALARRH; via the coding sequence GTGATACCGGACGTGACACGGGCGGTCGTGCCCCTCCTCGTGGTTCTCCTCGTCGGTGCAGTCGCTCTCCCCGCAGTCGCCGTGGAAGAACCCAGAGGCGCACCGAGTTCGGCGCCGCCCGCGCGGATTTACATCGGCGAGACGCTGAACATCTCGGCGGTGGAACTGACGGGCGACGACGACACCATCGGCACCGAGCCGACGACGTTCAACGCCGTCGGCGGCGGGCCGACGTTCACCGTCGACGACCCCACAGCCGCCGACTTCGACGGGGTCGAGCCCGGATCGTACTACGTCGCAAACGACAGCGATATCCGGGCGGAGATCAGCGTTCGTCGACCGACGATCGATTCGGTCGAACTCCGGGATCGGCGGGGGTCGACCGTCACCAACGGAAGCACCGACCCCGAGAACCTCGGTCGACTCTCGATCAGCGCCCAGTACAATTTCGACGCCGTCGACCGCCTCGACGTGACGGTGGTCGGGCCCGAGGGGACCGAAGTGGCGACCGAACGCATCACCCGGAGTGGCGGCCGGGTCACGGTGGACATGGGCGACCCCACGCCGGGCAGATACACCGTCACCGCGACCGGGAGCAACGCCGACGCCGCCTCGCGGACGGTGACGGTACGGGTCAGAGGCGCGACGTCCACGCCCACGCCGACGTCCACGCCCACGCCGACATCCACGCCGACGTCGACACCGACACCCACCGCAACACCGACGCCCACCGCCACGCCCACGCCGACGCCCACGCCGACGCCCACCGCAACACCGACGCCGACACCCACCGCGACGACGACGGTGGCCGACGGGCCCGGCTTCGGCGTCGTGGCGGCCCTCCTCGCGGTGCTCGCGGTGGCGGCGCTCGCTCGACGGCACTGA
- a CDS encoding TrmB family transcriptional regulator, producing MDDEALMYLKEVGLSKYEACAYLCLLRRGVSTAQEVSDGADIPQPRVYDALDELSEKGFVDVQPGRPKMFGPVDPEPAIERFCEFKRRQFDEELAGIRRLGAQFADEVEGDSTPPERSEICWTYSNRHHILDKLAELTAAARSEIRMVTTPLSFKHILNHHVEALTRAAEDGTTIQAIVSEEGTIPSTVYDRAEEIMDIRRVENIEGRIYLYDNAHVLVAFAASDDDGYVGISTTSDTLYKTKSQLFELLWADGRVATGRSHDDTPLIEEDTV from the coding sequence ATGGACGACGAGGCGCTGATGTATCTCAAGGAGGTCGGGCTGTCGAAGTACGAGGCCTGCGCCTACCTCTGTCTCCTCCGACGAGGCGTATCGACGGCACAGGAGGTCTCGGACGGGGCGGACATCCCACAACCGCGCGTGTACGACGCGCTCGACGAACTGTCGGAGAAGGGGTTCGTCGACGTCCAACCGGGGCGACCGAAAATGTTCGGTCCCGTGGACCCGGAGCCAGCGATCGAGCGGTTCTGCGAGTTCAAACGGCGTCAGTTCGACGAGGAACTCGCAGGCATCCGCCGTCTCGGTGCCCAGTTCGCCGACGAAGTCGAGGGTGATTCCACGCCGCCGGAGCGTTCGGAGATCTGCTGGACGTACTCGAACCGCCACCACATCCTCGACAAACTCGCCGAGCTCACGGCTGCGGCCCGGTCGGAGATCCGCATGGTCACGACTCCGTTGAGCTTCAAACACATCCTCAACCACCACGTCGAAGCGCTCACCCGGGCAGCCGAGGACGGGACCACGATACAGGCCATCGTTTCGGAAGAGGGAACGATCCCGTCGACCGTCTACGACCGCGCCGAGGAGATCATGGATATTCGACGCGTCGAGAACATCGAGGGACGAATCTATCTCTACGACAACGCACACGTCCTCGTCGCGTTCGCTGCCAGCGACGACGACGGCTACGTCGGCATCTCGACCACGAGCGACACGCTGTACAAGACGAAGTCCCAACTCTTCGAGTTGCTCTGGGCGGATGGGCGGGTGGCGACGGGGCGGTCTCACGACGACACACCACTGATCGAAGAGGACACCGTCTGA
- the fer gene encoding ferredoxin Fer, which produces MDAPYDVLGVDPGADEAELDRAYRRRVMETHPDQGGSARAFQQVKAAYEAILDDRDDSAPDDRVDSGTDPGTEASDGHRDVVSRVEYLDYEVIDDRGWSIDDDDLFSKASAADLAPTAYGEFLVNPGETLLEAAENRGFAWPYACRGGACANCAVAVVEGEMATPVDHVLSTEMVDRGIRLSCIGAPTTETLRVVYNVKGMPDLDELKLPPYRFERSRSDD; this is translated from the coding sequence GTGGACGCTCCGTACGACGTGCTGGGAGTCGATCCGGGCGCCGACGAGGCCGAGCTGGACCGGGCGTACCGGCGGCGCGTGATGGAGACCCACCCGGATCAGGGTGGCTCGGCGCGTGCCTTCCAGCAGGTGAAGGCGGCCTACGAGGCCATCCTCGACGACCGAGACGACTCGGCGCCGGACGACCGTGTGGACTCGGGGACCGACCCCGGGACCGAAGCGTCCGACGGCCACCGCGACGTCGTCTCCCGGGTCGAGTATTTGGACTACGAGGTGATCGACGACCGCGGGTGGTCGATCGACGACGACGACCTGTTCTCGAAGGCGTCGGCGGCGGACCTCGCCCCGACCGCCTACGGGGAGTTCCTGGTCAATCCGGGTGAGACGCTGCTCGAAGCGGCCGAGAACCGGGGATTCGCGTGGCCCTACGCCTGTCGGGGCGGCGCGTGTGCGAACTGTGCGGTCGCGGTCGTCGAGGGCGAGATGGCGACACCCGTCGACCACGTCCTGTCGACGGAGATGGTCGACCGCGGCATCCGGCTCTCCTGTATCGGCGCACCGACCACCGAGACGCTTCGGGTCGTCTACAACGTGAAGGGGATGCCCGACCTCGACGAACTCAAACTCCCGCCCTACCGGTTCGAGCGGTCGCGGTCGGACGACTGA
- a CDS encoding NUDIX hydrolase: MDEDDLRWETTDSAVDYTCPGFDVRRDEVTLPDGTETDYHYVDEPAAVVVLPFTADGDVVVIDEWRQAVGRVNRGLPAGSMEDDDGDVEAAARRELREETGYEAGTVSRLFSVEPTNGIANSAHHYVVARDCTPTGSRDLDFNESIRVSTTAYDDLLTAAITDALHDGRTITAVTGYELRERDADT; this comes from the coding sequence ATGGACGAGGACGACCTCCGCTGGGAGACGACCGACTCGGCCGTCGACTACACCTGTCCCGGGTTCGACGTACGACGCGACGAGGTCACCCTGCCCGACGGCACCGAGACCGACTACCACTACGTCGACGAACCCGCGGCCGTCGTGGTTCTTCCCTTTACCGCGGACGGCGACGTGGTCGTCATCGACGAGTGGCGGCAGGCGGTCGGCCGCGTGAACCGTGGGCTCCCCGCCGGCTCGATGGAGGACGACGACGGCGACGTTGAGGCGGCCGCCCGGCGCGAACTCCGTGAGGAGACGGGGTACGAGGCCGGCACGGTGTCGCGGCTCTTCTCGGTCGAGCCGACCAACGGGATCGCCAACTCGGCCCACCACTACGTCGTCGCCCGCGACTGCACCCCGACCGGATCGCGCGACCTCGATTTCAACGAGAGCATCCGCGTCTCCACGACGGCGTACGACGACCTGCTCACGGCCGCCATCACCGACGCCCTGCACGACGGTCGGACGATCACCGCAGTCACGGGCTACGAACTCCGAGAACGAGACGCCGACACGTAG
- a CDS encoding transposase, which translates to MTEKTVVVVDQFTKRVGTVQRRGWYPIGSNPTIETSNSWDKVTVLGAVTDDGDSFYCWTEENLTSKQGIWLLGALQEKFGEELVVFLDRAGYFYNRDLWEHVSDERSTETVEDSSVECVRGDEEGEEHLDVWYFPSKLPELNPIEGCWDRLNEWFKHRLIPDLSALKQQIQRGLSTVSEPNIWNYLCP; encoded by the coding sequence CTGACCGAGAAAACCGTTGTTGTCGTCGATCAGTTTACCAAACGCGTCGGCACTGTTCAACGCCGTGGCTGGTACCCGATTGGGTCAAATCCGACGATAGAGACATCGAACTCATGGGATAAGGTGACAGTGCTTGGCGCTGTCACCGACGACGGTGACAGCTTCTACTGTTGGACCGAAGAGAATCTCACGTCAAAACAAGGCATTTGGCTGCTTGGTGCGCTCCAAGAGAAATTCGGTGAAGAACTGGTTGTGTTTCTTGACCGTGCTGGGTACTTCTACAACAGAGATCTCTGGGAGCATGTTAGTGATGAGCGCTCGACCGAGACTGTCGAAGACAGTTCGGTCGAGTGCGTGCGCGGAGATGAGGAAGGTGAAGAGCATCTCGATGTCTGGTACTTTCCGTCGAAATTGCCGGAACTCAACCCGATCGAAGGGTGCTGGGATCGACTCAACGAATGGTTCAAGCATCGTCTCATTCCTGATCTCTCAGCGCTAAAACAGCAGATTCAACGAGGACTCTCTACAGTGTCTGAACCGAATATCTGGAACTATCTCTGTCCATGA
- a CDS encoding type 1 glutamine amidotransferase, translating into MGTADIGDPDLFVVRNEVDTEFAYHCDELAARFPDATEVDYTAGDRVPLDGADGVVLTGSTAAVHETDSYPWIAEQETLVRALVDRAIPTLGVCFGHQVANVALGGTVENVGSTATLVEASLADDPLFEGVGPVVVALHGDAVTKPGRDMAVIASAAHDRVFGTRHRTAPLWTVQFHPEITATRREDLVDDFGWQAGQCSFADVTAERVFENFERLVSETVG; encoded by the coding sequence GTGGGAACTGCCGACATAGGTGATCCAGATCTGTTCGTCGTCCGAAACGAAGTCGATACGGAGTTCGCGTACCACTGTGACGAGTTGGCGGCGCGGTTTCCGGACGCCACCGAAGTGGACTACACCGCCGGTGACCGTGTCCCCCTCGACGGGGCCGACGGCGTCGTCCTGACCGGGAGTACGGCTGCCGTCCACGAGACTGACAGCTACCCGTGGATCGCCGAACAGGAGACGCTCGTCCGTGCGCTCGTCGACCGAGCGATTCCGACCCTCGGCGTCTGTTTCGGGCACCAAGTCGCCAACGTGGCACTCGGCGGGACCGTCGAGAACGTCGGATCGACGGCGACGCTGGTCGAAGCGAGCCTCGCCGACGACCCGCTGTTCGAGGGCGTCGGTCCCGTCGTCGTCGCGTTGCACGGCGACGCAGTGACGAAACCCGGACGGGACATGGCGGTGATCGCGTCGGCGGCTCACGACCGCGTGTTCGGGACCCGTCACCGGACTGCACCGCTGTGGACCGTCCAGTTCCACCCGGAGATCACCGCCACACGCCGCGAGGACCTCGTCGACGACTTCGGCTGGCAGGCGGGACAGTGCTCGTTCGCGGACGTGACCGCAGAGCGGGTCTTCGAGAACTTCGAACGACTCGTCTCCGAGACGGTGGGGTGA
- a CDS encoding helix-turn-helix domain-containing protein, whose product MGRLDDITLEELHELREQTEGEIPRERVLAAIGRKQGDEIDRLAERHDVVEKTIRNWLDRFDEEPIEQAPYDQSRPGRPSKLADNQREELFDHLQEPPTERGYDQQAWSTKLLLHHVREEYDVEYSKGHGRKLMGKAGLSCRTARPRNHEADTEKEAEFQQTVQKNDLN is encoded by the coding sequence ATGGGCCGGCTGGACGATATTACTCTGGAAGAACTCCACGAGTTACGTGAGCAAACGGAAGGAGAGATCCCGCGAGAACGTGTTCTCGCGGCGATCGGCCGGAAGCAGGGTGATGAAATCGACAGACTCGCCGAACGCCACGATGTTGTCGAGAAAACGATCCGCAATTGGCTCGATCGGTTCGACGAAGAACCGATCGAGCAGGCACCCTACGACCAGTCTCGACCTGGACGGCCCTCGAAACTTGCAGACAATCAGCGCGAGGAGTTGTTCGATCATCTGCAAGAGCCACCAACTGAGCGGGGCTACGATCAGCAAGCGTGGTCAACGAAGCTCCTGTTACACCACGTTAGAGAGGAGTATGATGTCGAATACAGCAAGGGTCATGGACGAAAGTTGATGGGGAAGGCCGGGCTGTCCTGCCGGACAGCACGGCCGCGCAATCACGAAGCTGACACAGAGAAAGAGGCCGAATTTCAACAGACAGTTCAAAAAAACGACCTGAACTGA
- a CDS encoding DUF7139 domain-containing protein — MTPDGTPDNVLFEWYGRYIGDPETETDVYLGFALFFGGIALGGVGIVVFFLSALASSPGDTAFALREVAVVASAGGFPVLLLGIVVLLPGDDRMRYAAIAGLGVCFVAVGAFTSVYPMNWNVSRSPDYSAQIIAVYAVGLVAVVGATGAALVGHQVARAGSATDGAAATGGGAANTGGSDAGTAADGTTESVSEERVRRDIDEAMAGADLSWGGVDRKNTKRLELNTDADVEVDREAFENAEATTVRSSSDGVDDALSNLRKLQGREQKTDTSSGVDDQTAALSELRQQQEAEEIATEDDEGLVDRAKDLFSR, encoded by the coding sequence ATGACCCCCGACGGCACCCCCGACAACGTACTCTTCGAGTGGTACGGGCGATACATCGGAGATCCCGAGACCGAGACGGACGTCTACCTCGGGTTCGCGCTCTTCTTCGGCGGTATCGCCCTCGGGGGCGTCGGTATCGTCGTGTTCTTCCTGTCGGCACTCGCCAGCAGTCCGGGGGACACCGCCTTCGCCCTCCGCGAGGTGGCGGTGGTGGCGTCCGCGGGCGGCTTCCCGGTACTCCTGCTCGGTATCGTCGTTCTCCTCCCGGGCGACGACCGGATGCGGTACGCCGCCATCGCCGGCCTCGGGGTGTGTTTCGTCGCCGTCGGGGCGTTCACGTCGGTGTACCCGATGAACTGGAACGTCTCGCGGTCGCCGGACTACAGCGCACAGATCATCGCCGTCTACGCCGTCGGTCTCGTCGCCGTCGTCGGGGCGACGGGGGCAGCCCTGGTGGGCCACCAGGTGGCACGCGCCGGGAGCGCCACCGACGGGGCGGCCGCAACCGGCGGGGGGGCGGCGAACACCGGCGGGAGCGACGCCGGGACCGCCGCCGACGGGACGACCGAGTCCGTCTCCGAGGAGCGAGTGCGTCGCGACATCGACGAGGCGATGGCGGGCGCCGACCTCTCGTGGGGCGGTGTCGACCGGAAGAACACGAAGCGCCTCGAGTTGAACACCGACGCCGACGTGGAAGTCGACCGCGAGGCCTTCGAGAACGCGGAGGCGACGACCGTCCGGTCGTCGAGTGACGGCGTCGACGACGCGCTCTCGAACCTTCGGAAACTGCAGGGCCGCGAGCAGAAGACGGACACCTCGTCGGGTGTCGACGACCAGACGGCGGCGCTGAGCGAACTCCGCCAGCAACAGGAGGCCGAGGAGATCGCCACCGAGGACGACGAGGGACTCGTCGACCGCGCGAAGGACCTGTTCTCGCGATGA
- a CDS encoding aldehyde ferredoxin oxidoreductase family protein, producing the protein MTDLGGFRDHVAQVDLGSGDVAYQGVDDEDAKKYIGGRGLGVKYVFDAGPDVDPLGPDNRLAFMTGPLTGSQAVMSGRIAVCTKSPLTGTVTDSHHGGWSGARLKWAGFDGILFDGQADDPVYAVVEDGELELRDASHLWGKGVHETREALEEEVEGSYGKNLSCMAIGPGGENEVRYSSIINEDDRASGRGGTGAVMGNKGVKAVVVKAGTDMPKPADSDTFGEGARQAMQVIQESDVTAPNEGALSMYGTNVLMNITEEMDGHPTKNGQYTSGFAMNEEEGTDIVAERISGENVRENILVDEPTCHSCPVACKKEVEVNYEHKGEDMNVQMESYEYESAWALGTNSANDDRDSIAIMIDRCNDMGIDTIDMGNMFAMSMEMSEKGYLDGLDDQIDWGDEEHMIDLIEEVGHRNSELGDFLAKGPERAADEVDGHDTRLDVKGQTIAAYDPRCMKGMGIGYATSNRGACHLRGYTPAAEILGIPEKVDPYDWEGKGELCATFQDLHAISDSFDICKFNAFAEGIEEYIKQYNGMTGRDLTEEELMTAGERVYNLERYFNNLAGFDGADDSLPGRFVEGDDEAIPGQGGSEGELCELNEMKDEYYSHRGWADGVVTDDTLERLDIDVGPGTGVSGSGGQAPADD; encoded by the coding sequence ATGACAGACTTAGGCGGATTCAGAGATCACGTAGCACAGGTGGACCTCGGCTCGGGCGACGTCGCCTATCAAGGCGTCGACGACGAGGACGCGAAGAAGTACATCGGCGGGCGCGGGCTCGGCGTCAAGTACGTCTTCGACGCCGGTCCCGACGTCGACCCGCTCGGGCCCGACAACCGACTCGCCTTCATGACCGGACCACTGACCGGCTCGCAGGCCGTCATGAGCGGTCGGATCGCAGTCTGTACGAAGTCCCCGCTCACGGGGACGGTGACGGACTCCCACCACGGTGGCTGGTCCGGTGCCCGACTCAAGTGGGCCGGCTTCGACGGCATCCTCTTCGACGGCCAGGCGGACGACCCCGTCTACGCCGTCGTCGAGGACGGCGAACTCGAACTCCGCGACGCCTCCCACCTCTGGGGCAAGGGCGTCCACGAGACGCGAGAGGCCCTCGAGGAGGAAGTGGAGGGGTCCTACGGCAAGAACCTCTCCTGTATGGCCATCGGTCCGGGCGGCGAGAACGAGGTCCGCTACTCCTCGATCATCAACGAGGACGACCGCGCCTCGGGCCGCGGTGGCACCGGCGCGGTGATGGGCAACAAGGGCGTCAAGGCCGTCGTCGTGAAGGCCGGCACGGACATGCCAAAGCCCGCGGACTCCGATACGTTCGGCGAGGGTGCCCGGCAGGCGATGCAGGTCATCCAGGAGTCCGACGTCACCGCGCCCAACGAGGGCGCGCTCTCGATGTACGGCACGAACGTCCTGATGAACATCACCGAGGAGATGGACGGCCACCCGACCAAGAACGGCCAGTACACCTCCGGCTTCGCGATGAACGAGGAGGAGGGGACCGACATCGTCGCCGAGCGCATCAGCGGCGAGAACGTCCGCGAGAACATCCTCGTCGACGAGCCGACCTGTCACTCCTGCCCGGTCGCCTGTAAGAAGGAGGTCGAGGTCAACTACGAGCACAAGGGTGAGGACATGAACGTCCAGATGGAGTCCTACGAGTACGAGTCGGCGTGGGCCCTCGGCACGAACTCGGCCAACGACGACCGGGACTCCATCGCGATCATGATCGACCGCTGTAACGACATGGGCATCGACACCATCGACATGGGGAACATGTTCGCCATGTCGATGGAGATGTCCGAGAAGGGCTATCTCGACGGCCTCGACGACCAGATCGACTGGGGCGACGAGGAGCACATGATCGACCTCATCGAGGAGGTCGGCCACCGCAACAGCGAACTCGGCGACTTCCTCGCGAAGGGCCCGGAGCGCGCCGCCGACGAAGTCGACGGGCACGACACCCGCCTCGACGTCAAGGGCCAGACCATCGCGGCCTACGACCCGCGCTGCATGAAGGGCATGGGCATCGGCTACGCCACCTCGAACCGTGGCGCCTGCCACCTGCGCGGCTACACGCCGGCGGCCGAGATCCTCGGCATTCCGGAGAAGGTCGACCCGTACGACTGGGAGGGCAAGGGTGAACTCTGCGCCACCTTCCAGGACCTGCACGCCATCTCGGACTCGTTCGACATCTGCAAGTTCAACGCCTTCGCGGAAGGCATCGAGGAGTACATCAAGCAGTACAACGGTATGACCGGCCGTGACCTCACCGAAGAGGAACTCATGACGGCCGGCGAGCGGGTGTACAACCTCGAGCGCTACTTCAACAACCTCGCCGGCTTCGACGGCGCGGACGACTCGCTCCCGGGTCGGTTCGTCGAAGGCGACGACGAGGCCATCCCCGGTCAGGGTGGCTCCGAGGGCGAACTCTGCGAGCTCAACGAGATGAAAGACGAGTACTACAGCCACCGTGGCTGGGCGGACGGCGTCGTCACCGACGACACGCTCGAACGGCTCGACATCGACGTCGGCCCCGGCACGGGCGTCTCCGGCTCCGGCGGTCAGGCTCCGGCCGACGACTGA
- a CDS encoding site-specific integrase translates to MTESTLQAHEYRLNHFVRWCNGEGDVENVNNLTGRKLHHYKLWRKEDGDLNKVSLKSQMDTLRVFIRFCETVDAVETDLQSKIISPTLGDGTGQRDVKLDADEAEALLDYLERYEYASFSHTLVLLLWRTGMRIGSIRSLDVSDFHPDDEYLSVNHRPNTDTPLKNKSKGERFVALTTSVCVVIEDYIDVHRDDVTDDYDREPLLTTENGRPINNTLRQTVYRWTRPCQYQGECPHGEEIDECEAITDRGRASRCPSSVSPHAIRRGSITHHLTEDVPEKVVSDRMNVSQGVLDAHYDRRDKSVRVEQRRDYLEGV, encoded by the coding sequence GTGACCGAGAGTACCCTACAGGCTCATGAGTACCGTCTGAACCATTTTGTCCGATGGTGCAACGGTGAAGGGGATGTAGAGAACGTGAACAACCTCACCGGTCGCAAACTTCACCATTACAAACTGTGGCGGAAGGAAGATGGCGACCTGAACAAAGTCAGTCTCAAATCTCAAATGGATACTCTTCGAGTGTTCATACGGTTCTGTGAGACTGTAGACGCCGTAGAGACTGACCTTCAATCGAAAATCATTTCGCCAACGCTCGGAGACGGCACCGGCCAACGCGATGTGAAACTTGACGCCGACGAAGCCGAGGCGTTGCTTGACTACCTCGAACGGTACGAGTACGCCTCGTTCAGTCACACCCTCGTTCTCCTACTGTGGCGAACGGGAATGCGTATTGGGTCGATTCGTTCGCTGGATGTATCGGATTTCCATCCGGACGACGAGTACCTGTCAGTAAACCACCGACCGAATACCGACACTCCGCTCAAGAACAAGAGCAAAGGTGAGCGATTCGTGGCGCTCACCACCTCGGTCTGTGTCGTTATCGAAGATTACATCGACGTACACCGCGATGATGTTACTGACGACTACGACCGTGAACCACTACTGACGACGGAGAATGGACGGCCCATCAACAACACGCTTCGACAGACGGTCTATCGGTGGACGCGTCCCTGTCAGTATCAGGGTGAATGCCCTCACGGGGAAGAGATAGACGAGTGTGAGGCGATAACTGACCGAGGAAGAGCCAGTAGGTGTCCGTCGTCAGTATCACCACACGCAATCCGGAGAGGGAGTATAACCCATCATTTGACCGAAGATGTTCCGGAAAAGGTAGTATCAGACCGGATGAACGTAAGTCAAGGCGTGCTTGACGCCCATTACGACCGTCGGGATAAATCGGTTCGAGTTGAACAGAGACGCGACTACCTCGAAGGGGTGTGA
- a CDS encoding primary-amine oxidase produces MSKQQNLSVDHPLEQLTADEIESAVDLFESESELGDYVQYHNVTLSEPPKAEVRSFEPGDSFDREIDIVAREAGETYEATVSLTENELLRCEHVPGVEPAVMPEEIEAARETVKADAEWREAAKKRGVENFDLVMVDPWSASGFEPEEHDDKRLCRAISWVRTSEDDNGRARPIEGLFAFVDLDEMEVVEIEDNGIPDPDNPLPPEDADYRADRVDTRDDFEHLDVVQPDGPSWEVEGNKIEWLDWEMRVGWNAREGLVFHDVSFDDDGESRRILHRASACEMAVPYGDPDPNHSWKNAFDIGEYHVGRMANELTEGCDCLGVMKYFDVEMNTMDGESETLESAICMHEEDDGILWKHTDERKPHTEVRRRRRLVISFIATVYNYDYGFYWYFYPDGSIEAEVRLTGVDSNGVVPVDETADDTYGQYALVAPGVKAPIHQHFFNFRLDFDIDGGPMRAREVHNERTGSERNRKNGFRAKETLLERENEARQDIDPLRGRYWRIESSETENSYGRNCGYKLDPHDNVSPPMKPTSSVMERSGFVQNNLWVTPFDEDERFAAGDYPNLNDETIGLPEWTEADRSLVDEDLVVWYTQGVNHVPSAEDWPILSAEIASFSLEPEGFFDSNQSITLPPEPCHTEYDITSPSDD; encoded by the coding sequence ATGAGCAAGCAACAGAACCTATCCGTCGACCATCCGCTCGAACAACTCACGGCCGACGAGATCGAGTCGGCCGTCGACCTCTTCGAGTCGGAATCGGAACTCGGTGACTACGTCCAGTACCACAACGTCACGCTCAGCGAACCTCCGAAAGCGGAGGTCAGGTCGTTCGAACCCGGCGACTCGTTCGACCGTGAGATCGACATCGTCGCGCGGGAGGCAGGCGAAACGTACGAGGCCACGGTGTCGCTCACCGAGAACGAACTCCTCCGTTGTGAGCACGTTCCCGGCGTCGAACCGGCCGTGATGCCCGAAGAGATCGAGGCGGCCCGCGAGACCGTCAAAGCGGACGCGGAGTGGCGGGAGGCAGCGAAGAAACGCGGCGTCGAGAACTTCGATCTCGTCATGGTCGACCCGTGGTCGGCCAGCGGGTTCGAACCCGAGGAACACGACGACAAGCGACTCTGTCGAGCGATCTCGTGGGTGCGAACGAGCGAAGACGACAACGGCCGCGCGCGACCGATCGAAGGCCTGTTCGCGTTCGTCGACCTCGACGAGATGGAGGTCGTCGAGATCGAGGACAACGGAATCCCCGACCCGGACAACCCACTTCCGCCCGAAGACGCCGACTACCGGGCCGACCGGGTCGACACCCGCGACGACTTCGAACACCTCGACGTCGTCCAGCCCGACGGCCCGAGTTGGGAGGTCGAAGGGAACAAGATCGAGTGGCTCGACTGGGAGATGCGCGTCGGGTGGAACGCCCGGGAAGGCCTCGTCTTCCACGACGTCTCCTTCGACGACGACGGGGAGTCCCGACGCATCCTCCACCGCGCGTCGGCGTGTGAGATGGCGGTTCCGTACGGCGATCCGGATCCGAACCACTCCTGGAAGAACGCCTTCGACATCGGCGAGTACCACGTCGGTCGGATGGCCAACGAACTCACCGAGGGCTGTGACTGTCTCGGCGTCATGAAGTACTTCGACGTCGAGATGAACACGATGGACGGCGAGTCCGAAACCCTCGAGAGCGCCATCTGTATGCACGAGGAAGACGACGGCATCCTCTGGAAACACACCGACGAGCGCAAGCCACACACCGAAGTCCGCCGCCGCCGTCGTCTCGTCATCTCCTTCATCGCGACGGTGTACAACTACGACTACGGCTTCTACTGGTACTTCTACCCCGACGGCAGCATCGAGGCGGAGGTCCGGCTGACGGGTGTCGACTCGAACGGCGTCGTGCCGGTCGACGAGACGGCCGACGACACCTACGGTCAGTACGCACTCGTCGCGCCGGGCGTCAAAGCGCCGATCCACCAGCACTTCTTCAACTTCCGCCTCGACTTCGACATCGACGGCGGGCCGATGCGGGCCCGGGAAGTGCACAACGAGCGGACGGGGAGCGAACGAAACCGGAAGAACGGCTTCCGGGCGAAGGAGACGCTCTTGGAGCGGGAAAACGAGGCCAGACAGGACATCGACCCGCTTCGCGGGCGATACTGGCGGATCGAGAGCAGCGAGACGGAGAACTCCTACGGGCGCAACTGTGGCTACAAACTCGACCCACACGACAACGTCTCGCCGCCGATGAAGCCGACGTCGAGCGTCATGGAGCGCTCCGGGTTCGTCCAGAACAACCTCTGGGTGACGCCGTTCGACGAGGACGAACGGTTCGCCGCGGGCGACTACCCCAACCTGAACGACGAGACGATCGGGCTCCCCGAGTGGACCGAGGCGGACCGCTCGCTCGTCGACGAGGACCTCGTCGTCTGGTACACGCAGGGTGTCAATCACGTTCCGAGCGCGGAGGATTGGCCGATCCTGTCGGCCGAGATCGCGAGCTTCAGTCTCGAACCCGAGGGATTCTTCGACAGCAACCAGTCGATCACGCTCCCGCCGGAACCGTGTCACACCGAGTACGACATCACTAGCCCGAGCGACGACTGA